In the Fibrobacter sp. UWR3 genome, GCAAGTGCTGATGGGTTCTTCCGTCGCCCCGGTACTCGCGGGTGCACTCCTTTTTTACCTCGCCCAGCAGAACTACGACGACGCCGACGACATCAAGGCCGAACTCAAGATGCCGAGCGCCGCGAAAGGCGAGAACTACAACAGCAAAAAGCAGAAGAACAAGGACCTCGTGGACACGGGCGACCGCTACAGCATCATAGGCGGGAGCCTCATCGGTGCGGGTATAGCCGTATTTGGCCTGGGGCTTTTCCTCACCTTCTAGCAAAAACCGCATAATTCGCCGTAAAAAAGGCAAAAAAACACTTTTTTAAACGGACAGCCGTCCGTTTTTGCTTTTTAAAAAACTAGATTTAGAGCGATGCGTAAACTACTTATTTCATTCATGCTTTTGACCGCGGCGGTCTATGCGGCTGATTTCGAGCGCTCCAATTGGCGAGCCCAGATGTACCTGCAGGCCGAACCCGCCTTTATTCACTTTGAATCCGAAGAACCGCAACTGTTGAAAGAGTCCATCGATAAGGAACTCCTCACCATACCCGTGAGCGTGGGCTTCCTGTTCAACCCCTTCTTTACTCCGCTGTTCAAGGCCGATATTCCGTTTACCTTCTGGCTCGGTGCCGAAGTCAACTCCATCCAGTTCCGTGAAATTGCGAGCGACCCCGCCTACTGGGGTGTCGGCGACGACGGCAAGCGCGTCGAAGACGAAAAGCACGACCTTTCCGAAGCGGGCGAAGGCCGCACGCTCTCGTTCCGCGCATACGCCCCGTCCGTGGTGGGCGGTTTCTCGTTCAACCTCGGCGGCGACTTTGACCTTCGCGTGCTGGGCGGCTACGGGTTCCACTTCTTTACCTTCGTGGACAACTACTCCACCAGCACCAAAGACCACACCGAGATGGTCCCGACGGCATTTGTCTCTGGCGCTCTCGAATACCGCATCACCGAGATTTTCCAGGACGTGGACATGAAAATCGGCATCAACGTGCGCAGGGAATTTTTGCCCTACGAAGACATGATGGCGACCTACCCCTACAAGTACGACAAGGAAAACCCGACCCCGTCCTCCGGATTCTCGGGAATCACCTTCAGCAAGGTTTCTTACAAGTGGCCCGTACGCGTGGGCCTCGAACTTTCGTTCGACTTCGGGCGTGAAAGCCGCCGCGACCGCCGCATGCGCTTTACCCTGCGCGACCGCGACCAGGTGCTGCGCGACAACAGCGAAGTCAAGGACACCCTCAGCGACTGGGACTGCATGGCCATCGAGCGCGACTACCGGTTCTTCCTCGACGAGAACGGCGAACTGCCCGACATGAGCGACGCCTACACCAAGACCCAGTTCTCCGACGTGCTGGAAAGCTTCCTCGCCTTCTGCCACCCGGCGGACCTCGCCACGAAGGAAAAGCTCTATGCGACTCTCGACACCGGCAAGATCGAGCTGAAGGAATACCAGGTACGCCAGGAAGATTCCCGCTTTGACCAGGTCATGGCGAGCAACGACCCCGAAATGCTCGAAATGTTCCTGCAGTACTACCCCGACTCCCCGCGCCGTGGCGAAGTCGAAGCCAAGATTAGGACACTCAGCGAATACCACAAGTTCCGCGAGATACAGGCGCAGAACACCTTCAAGGCATACCTCTCCTACCTGAACGACAACCCGAACGGGGCTTTCAGGGACGAGGCCGAAGCAGGCATCTTTGAACTTGTCCGCAACAGCAACCGCATGAAGGACTACGAGATTTACCTGAAGCGCTTCCCGAACGGCAAGTACGTCGAAGAAGCGAAGGCCGCACTCAAGGGCGCAAACAACAGCGCTCCTTCCCAGATAGAATACCAGGCCCCCGAATACGTCGAACCTCCTGCAGAGGAGAGCGCTCCGGCGGTCGAGGAACCCGAAGAGGAAGAAGAAGAGGAAGAGGTAAAGCCGTCGCCGAAGAGCAAGAAGGCTAAGGCCAAGGCCAAGAGGGCCGCAAGCAAGAAGAAAGCAAAGTCCAAGAAGAGAAGATAGGCCTTGAAAAAATTCGCCCTACTCGCAATCCTTGTCGCAGGCATGAGCCTCGCGACGTTCGCACAAGTTGATTCCAGCACGGTGCAGGCAAGTCCGGCAGCCCAGGTCGAAGCCGTTGCAGAAGCCACCTCCGAAGAAGGCGCGACCGCCGACGGCACCCCGAAGACCGGCATCTACGACCAGGTCATCAACTGGTACAACGCGAACCTGAACTACGGCACCGTCGCTCTCCTCATGGCGGTGGAATCCTCGTTCATCCCCTTCCCGTCGGAACTGGTGGTGCCGCCCGCCGCATACAAGGCGATGCAACCGGAATCGGGCCTGAACATCGTGTTCATCGTGCTCTTCGCTACCCTCGGGGCACTCGCGGGTGCATTCGTCAACTACTTCCTCGCGAAGCTCCTCGGGCGCCCGATTGTGTACAAATTCGCAGACAGCCGCCTGGGGCACTTTCTGCTTCTCGATTCGGGCAAAGTAACAAACGCCGAGAGGTTCTTCCTCGAGCACGGCGCAGTCTCTACGCTCGTCGGCAGGCTCATTCCGGCAATCCGCCAGCTGATTTCTATCCCGGCGGGCCTTTCCAAGATGAAGCTCTGGGCATTCACGCTCTACACCGCCATCGGCGCCCTCTTCTGGAATATCATCCTCGCAGTCCTCGGGTACATCGCCCACGGGCAGAAGGACTTGATTCAGACGTACAGCCACGAACTTTCCATCGGGCTCGTTGGGCTCGGCGTATTGTTTATCGGCTACATGACCTGGTGCGCGCTCAAGCCGAAAAAGTAGAAAGCGAGAAATCCGTCATTTCACACTCCACACCTCACACTCCACACTTCACACTAGTTAGAAGTCGCAGTTCTTGACGCAGCGGTTGTTTTCGAAAATCGCCTCGAGCGTCTTGACGCCCTTGGTAAAGCGGCGGTACGGCCCGTTGCGGAGCCCTTTCTCGAACGTCATCTCTTCCTTGATGGCACCAAGGTCGTCGTAGATTTTTGCGACACCGTGGATTTGCCCGTTCACGTAGGGCAGCGTGCGCACCAGCAGTCCGCGTTCGCTCCACACTTCGCTCGCGCCGTCAAGCACGCCCATCTTGTATACCTCGCGGGATTTCTTGATTCCGTTCTCGTAAAATTCCGTGCTGGACCCGTCCTCGATTCCTTCCTTGTAACCGATGGTCTGCCAGACCTTGCCGCTTTCGTAGTAACTCTTGAACACGCCATCGAGCTTGCCATTCTTGTACGGGGCCTCGACCGCCAGATTGCCGTTGGGGTGATACGTGTAGGCAACCCCCTCGCGGATGTCGGTACCCTTCTGCACCGTGTACAGGCGGGCCAGCGTCCCGTCATCAAGCGTAGTGCGGACGGTGTCCAGTTCCACCCCGCCTTGCGATGCGGGCTTGGCCGCGAGCTTCTTCGGGGCCTTTGCAGGTGCGGCGAAGGCATTGAGAAATCCGCAACACAGGAGTAACACGAAAATTTCTTTTTTCATCACCGATAAATGTAGTTTTATCGTCGAGAATTATGTATTTTGCAGTTGCTTATGCGTATTACTTTTTTGAATCCTCCGTTCCATCCGATGTTCAGTCGCGAATCGCGCAGCCCCTGCGTGACTAAATCGAGCACTCTTTACTGGCCCATGTTCCTGAGTTACGCCGCCGGCACTGCCGAGGCGGATGGCAACGAGATTCAGCTGATTGACAGCCCCGCGATGGAGCTGGACTTGCCCCAGACGCTCGAGGGCATCAAGAAGTTTGACCCGGCGCTTGTCATTTGCAGCACGAGCACCCCGAGCATTCTGAACGACCTCAAGGTGGTGCGTGCCATCAAGGATACGCTCCCGAACGTGAAGGTCGCCATCATGGGTACGCATGCCACCGCCGAGCCGCTCGAGAGCCTGGAGATGGAACCCGCGCTCGACTTCGTGATTATCGGCGAGGCGGACTACACCTGCCGGAACCTCGCGAGGAGCCTGCGCGGCGACGGAGTCCCCGTGAACCAGATTGCGGGCCTCGCCTTCCGCAAGGAGGACGGCACCACAGACTTCCAGCCCGAGGGTCCAAAAATCGAGAACCTGGACGAACTCCCGTGGGTTTCGAAGGTGTACCGCAAGCACCTTTACAGCTGCTACAAGAAGTATTTCTACGGAGCGAACCTCAACCCGCTGATTGTGATTTTGAGCGGGCGCGGGTGCCCGAACCGCTGCAGCTACTGCGTGATTCCGCAGACGCTCAACGGCCACAAGTTCCGCCGCCGCACGCCGAAGGACGTGGTGGACGAATTGCAGTACATCAAGGACAATTTCGAAGATCTGGGCGAAGTCTTCTTCGAAGACGACACGTTCACCGCAAGCCACGAGCATGTGCGCGAAATCTGCAACCTGATTCTGGAACGCGGCCTCAAGATTACGTGGAGCTGCAACGCCCGCGCCGATGTTCCGCTGGATTTGCTCAAGCTGATGAAGAAGGCGGGCGGCCGCGAGATGTGCGTGGGTTTTGAAAGCGCTTCGCCTGTGGTTCTCGAGAACATTCACAAGGGCGTGAAGAATACCGACAAGGCAATCGAGTTCACGAAAAACGCCCGCAAGGCAGGCCTGCTGGTGCACGGCTGCTTCATGGTAGGTAACCCGGGCGACACTCCGGAAACACTCCGCATGACGCTCGACTACGCCAAGAAGTTGAACCCGAATACTGCGCAGTTCTACCCCATCATGGCGTACCCCGGTACCGAGGCCTACAAGGAAGCCCTCGAGAGCGGCGCATTACAGACAAAGGATTACAACCAGTGGCTGGACAAGGACGGGTTCCACCGCACCACCATCCAGCGCGGCGAACTCAGCAGCCAGGCACTCGTGGACTTCTGCGACAAGGCCCGCCGCGAGTTCTACCTGCGTCCGAGCTATATTCTGCGTCAAGGCATCATGGCCCTCAAGAACCCGCGCGAACGCTACCGCGTGATGCGTGGATTCGGAACGCTCGTGAAGCACCTGTTTAGGAAGCACGGGCAGCTCGCCCCTGTGGCGCGCCAGGCCCCGACCATAAAGCCATAGCGGATTGACAGGCAAACCAACCTTATTTAAATCCTGGCCCCTGCGCCGGGATTTTTTCTACATTGACAAACAGAGGCCAATATGATTCAAAAGGACGCAACAAAAGAAACTACGGACGCACTTTGGAACGAACTCACTGTCGATAAGAACCTGAAATACGGTGAAAGTTCCATTTTCTGGATCAAGGTCCTGTATGTCAACGCCGTCGCCATATTCGCCCTCTTGGCAATCGACTGTTTCCTATTCAAGGACAGTGTCGAGGGGGCGCCCCCGACAACCCTGGAAGACCTTTTCTACACAGTCTCCATTATATCAGTCATTGCCATGGTTTTTACAATTCCGATTCAGTGCTTCAAATTCGGTAAATGGGCTTACCACACCCTAAAATTCCAGAGGCTATTCACTGAAACCCGTTTTTCGCCCAAGGTCGCCGCCTGTCTTTGCAACCTGATATTCGCAAAAGACCTGTTGATCCGTCAAAAGCAGGCCCTCGAGAGTTACAACCAGGAAGCGGTAATCAATCCCCAAAGCCGCTCCTGGAAAATCACTCTCATTATAAAGTTCCTTACCGCCGGATTCACCATCGCTTTTTGTGCCGTCATGGTTATTCTAGCGATTCTACAATTCTTTTT is a window encoding:
- a CDS encoding DedA family protein, which encodes MSLATFAQVDSSTVQASPAAQVEAVAEATSEEGATADGTPKTGIYDQVINWYNANLNYGTVALLMAVESSFIPFPSELVVPPAAYKAMQPESGLNIVFIVLFATLGALAGAFVNYFLAKLLGRPIVYKFADSRLGHFLLLDSGKVTNAERFFLEHGAVSTLVGRLIPAIRQLISIPAGLSKMKLWAFTLYTAIGALFWNIILAVLGYIAHGQKDLIQTYSHELSIGLVGLGVLFIGYMTWCALKPKK
- a CDS encoding toxin-antitoxin system YwqK family antitoxin, with product MKKEIFVLLLCCGFLNAFAAPAKAPKKLAAKPASQGGVELDTVRTTLDDGTLARLYTVQKGTDIREGVAYTYHPNGNLAVEAPYKNGKLDGVFKSYYESGKVWQTIGYKEGIEDGSSTEFYENGIKKSREVYKMGVLDGASEVWSERGLLVRTLPYVNGQIHGVAKIYDDLGAIKEEMTFEKGLRNGPYRRFTKGVKTLEAIFENNRCVKNCDF
- a CDS encoding radical SAM protein, whose protein sequence is MRITFLNPPFHPMFSRESRSPCVTKSSTLYWPMFLSYAAGTAEADGNEIQLIDSPAMELDLPQTLEGIKKFDPALVICSTSTPSILNDLKVVRAIKDTLPNVKVAIMGTHATAEPLESLEMEPALDFVIIGEADYTCRNLARSLRGDGVPVNQIAGLAFRKEDGTTDFQPEGPKIENLDELPWVSKVYRKHLYSCYKKYFYGANLNPLIVILSGRGCPNRCSYCVIPQTLNGHKFRRRTPKDVVDELQYIKDNFEDLGEVFFEDDTFTASHEHVREICNLILERGLKITWSCNARADVPLDLLKLMKKAGGREMCVGFESASPVVLENIHKGVKNTDKAIEFTKNARKAGLLVHGCFMVGNPGDTPETLRMTLDYAKKLNPNTAQFYPIMAYPGTEAYKEALESGALQTKDYNQWLDKDGFHRTTIQRGELSSQALVDFCDKARREFYLRPSYILRQGIMALKNPRERYRVMRGFGTLVKHLFRKHGQLAPVARQAPTIKP